AAATCTCAGTTGCAACATGTGCTGCACTTTTGATGTGCAGTGGTTTTTAAAGTCAAGTTTTTGCTGTGCAAACGACAAAGCTTGAGGGTGTTGAAGTAAATTCAGTCGGTGATAACATCAGCGAAAGCGGTATCGATGAGGGAATTTTAAGCAAAAGAGTCGCCGCCGGTCCTTTGGCTGATAAAAAAGTTATAGATATGCCTTATCAAGTAAATATGATCTCAAAAGAGATTCTTGATAATCAAGGCGTTCAAGGTTTTGAAGATGCAGTTAGATACTTTCCTTCAGCACAAATTCAATATCGCGGCGGTGGCGATGTTGGTTGCCCACAAACTCGTGGCTTTCAAGGCTCAGTCGTAGGTAACGTCCTTTGTGATGGCTTTTATGCTTCATCAACCACAGCTATACCTATGGCGATGTTTGAGAGTTTGCAAATCCAAAACGGACTTGCTGGCTCGCTTTATGGTGGTGTTACACCTTCTGGATATTTCCTTTATTCTCGCAAGCGCCCAGTCCCACTTCAAAACGTTATCTGGACTGATTACAGCTCAAGGTCAAATTTAGGCGTAGGTCTTGATACTTCAAACAAATTTGAAAAAGTTGGATATAGAGGCGTCTTTTACTACTCAGGCGGTGAAAAAAATGCCAAAGATAGTAAAATTTCTCGTCGTCTAGCCTCACTTGGACTTGATTTTACCTTACAGAGAATTTAACACTTGAGACAAACTTTAACCACTATGAGCATAAAAACTCAGGTATGCCAGGTGGATTTAGCATGCCATTAACAAATGGAGTAGCAAATTTTGACGTACCAAGCCCTGTAAAAGATACTAAAAGAGGACTTGAGCAGTCTTTTGGTGATAATCACCTTAAAACAACAACAGCTAGTGTAAAACTAAAATACGCTCCAACAGAGAACTGGTACTTTGAAGGCGGCTATCAGTGGCAAAAGGCTATCAGAGATATGTATGGCACCGATGGAAAATTCTTAAATCAAAATGGAGATTATAAAGTTACTAAGAGTGGTGGCAGTGGTGCATCTGGCAGATTTGATGTAGATAGCTGGTTCTTAAAAGGTTTGACAAATTTCGAAACAGGTCCTTTATCGCATAATTTTGCCATAGCTACAAATGGATATCGCTGGACTATTTATAGTGCTAGAAATAGAGGTGAAGAAAGAGTACTTGGTAACTCGAATTTATATCATCCAGTAATATTTAATAATCCACATGTAAAAAAAGAAGTGGTAGATATAAAAGTAGTAGTAGTGATATGAAAAATATTTCTGTTGTTGATGACATTAAATTTAATGACTACTTTAGCACGATCTTATCAGTTTCAAGAAGCTGGTTTACAAGCTATAAGCTACATCCATCTAAAGAGAAAAACTATGATAAAAGTGGCTTTAACTACGGTGTAAGCCTTGTTTATAAACCAGTTGAAAATGTAAGTCTTTATACTACTTATAATGTAAAATTTTACAACATCATAATCATCATCGCTTCAACGCTTCTAACCGCCACTTGCGTCTCATTTTGCGGTATCGTGGGCTGGGTGGGGCTTATCATACCTCACATCATGCGCTTTGTCGTGGGAGTAAATTTCATCACACTCTTTCCAGCTTCACTGCTTGGCGGAGGGCTATTTTTGCTGATAGTTGATACCTCTTCACGCAGTCTAATGGCAAGCGAGATCCCACTTGGCGTCATCACTTCGCTAGTTGGCGCGCCTCTTTTTGTCTATCTGCTCTATAAGAGCAAAAAGGGTTTTGCGTGAAATTTGAGATAAAAAATTTAAGCTGTGGCTACGATAAAAATGTCGTTATCGAAAATTTCAATGCAAATTTACAAGATGGCGACATCTTTTGCCTGCTTGGTAGCAATGGTGTTGGCAAAACAACGACGTTTAAGACGATACTTGGCTTTTTAAAGCCACTTGGGGGAGAAATTTTAATAGACGGCAAAGACGCGCTAAAGATGAGCTAGAAAGAGCGAGCAAGCTTTATAAGCTACGTCCCACAAGCTCATACACCGCCATTTGCCTTTAGCGTTTTTGACGTGGTGATGATGAGTGCAAATGCAAGGCTTGGCATATTTGAACGCCCTAGCAAAGAGGATGAGAAGATAGCGCTAGATGCGTTAAAGACGCTAAATTTAGAGAGTTTTAAAGATAAAATTTACACCGATCTAAGTGGTGGCGAGCGGCAAATGGTGCTGATAGCTAGGGCATTAGCGCAATGCTCAAAGGTTATGCTACTTGACGAGCCAACGGCAAATTTAGACTTTGGTAATCAAATGCGAGTTTTAAAAGAGATAAAAAAGCTCGCAAAGCAAGGCTACATCATTATCCTCACCTCGCATCAGCCAGAGCAGGTCTTTTATCTAAATGCAAAGGTTGCGATGCTTGGGCGTGATAAAAACTACATCTACGGCGAGGCTAGCGAGGTGATGAATGGCGAAAATTTAAAGAAAATTTACGGCGTAGATATACGAGTGGTGAAAAATATCATCGATGAGTGCGAGCATTACTCTTGCGTGATGGTGGATTGAAAGGAGAATATATGTTTAAGAAAATTTTGCTTTTGGCTTTTTTGCTTGTTAGTTTGCAAGCAAGAGTGGTGCTTGATAGCGACGATAAAAAGGTAGAAGTGCCTGATGTGATCGAGCGTGCGACACCTTTGATAGGGGCTTTTGTGCAAGTCTCTGCGATGCTTGGTAACGAGGATCATATAATTAGCGGTGCGCCAAAACTGCCTGCGCTCATGTCAAAAATTTTTCCAAAAATAAAGAGCAACGATAACAAAAGTGGCATGCTAAGTAGCAGCGTCGAGACTATCATCGCGTCAAAAACGCAAGTTGTTTTTGGGCCAGTTGGTATGATGTTTGATGAAAATAGCAAGGCTCAGCTTGAGAGCGCTGGCATCGCAGTTGTGAAGATAGATAAAT
The sequence above is a segment of the Campylobacter concisus genome. Coding sequences within it:
- a CDS encoding Plug domain-containing protein, with translation MQTTKLEGVEVNSVGDNISESGIDEGILSKRVAAGPLADKKVIDMPYQVNMISKEILDNQGVQGFEDAVRYFPSAQIQYRGGGDVGCPQTRGFQGSVVGNVLCDGFYASSTTAIPMAMFESLQIQNGLAGSLYGGVTPSGYFLYSRKRPVPLQNVIWTDYSSRSNLGVGLDTSNKFEKVGYRGVFYYSGGEKNAKDSKISRRLASLGLDFTLQRI
- a CDS encoding iron chelate uptake ABC transporter family permease subunit, encoding MKNISVVDDIKFNDYFSTILSVSRSWFTSYKLHPSKEKNYDKSGFNYGVSLVYKPVENVSLYTTYNVKFYNIIIIIASTLLTATCVSFCGIVGWVGLIIPHIMRFVVGVNFITLFPASLLGGGLFLLIVDTSSRSLMASEIPLGVITSLVGAPLFVYLLYKSKKGFA
- a CDS encoding ABC transporter substrate-binding protein gives rise to the protein MFKKILLLAFLLVSLQARVVLDSDDKKVEVPDVIERATPLIGAFVQVSAMLGNEDHIISGAPKLPALMSKIFPKIKSNDNKSGMLSSSVETIIASKTQVVFGPVGMMFDENSKAQLESAGIAVVKIDKFQSIKEIQDSFNKIAEIWSEKSVKRAREFNDYFNENIKFVSQKTANLTPKKRVLVLNYSSGNFNTISSKDIGAEYISVAGGINLSSELSDGDFKISRRASHHL